CTTAGTGAACTCGGATGTGCACCCTGAGAGAgggcaaagacagaaggaagtcTTGCCCTTCCAGAAAAGGAAGGCTCATCACATACATGCTCTCAAAGTGGGCAGCCAGGCCCTTTCcggaccaggatggcctccagaAGGGAGAAGATGGGGGGTAGTATGATAGCTTTCGCCTGTAACCCTAGCGCTCTGGAGTCAGTGAGGAAAGGTCAGAATAAgtccatttctgttttctgtaagaCTTGCATTTGACCAGGTTTTGACTCATTTTCTGAAATTTGATACCTTGACCTCCAACTGTTCTGCCAAATGACTTTGAAATGTTCTACCAAGTTCCTACATAACCTGAATCCCTTGCAAACCCTCTGGCTTTGCAATTTTGGGGCTATATAAGTCCCAACGTTTCCTATGGTCAATGCCATTTTCTCAAACCCTGCTTCAGGGAGATAGTCCTGTCTGACAGAAAACAAAGCTGGCTTAATTTGACCAAAGAATTTGAATAATGGTCTTCACCAGTTTCGTGGAATGACAGGAAAACAGTACAATTGTCAAAAGTTCAAGAccaagggtctggagagatggctcagccgctaagaacacttgttgctctcaGACAGGACCTGAGATCAGTCCCCAAGCCTACAGCCATCTACAACTCTCTTGccaggggacctgatgctctCTCCTCAACTCTGCCATCAGGCATGGACCGTACACATACAGATATGTTGGGGGGGGGACCtcatacagaaaatatataagtCTAAATAACAAACAGTTAAGGATGCCCTGAGGCAAAgcaagcagaggtcagagggtagTCCCTTTGTTCAATGGTAGCTCATGGTGCCCCATCATGGCTCTGAATTAACACAAAATTCCACTCTGGGAAGTTCTTTGCTGTGAAACAGAGTCtccctgtaacccaggctgaccttgaacttgctgtgtagccaaggctagccttgaactcctgaaaaCGTGTAAACCTGTACATTTACACAGGtgtacactctctctctctctctctctctctctctctctgtctctctctctcaataagaTTACAAACATTCAGTGGCGCAGAggactcactctgaagaccagccGTACCTTGAATGTGTTCAGTCTATTCACCCAAAATGTCAGGTGAGCACACTGTGAGGTTGAAGTCAATGCCTTGCGGATGGTGCTGACGCTTTGCGCATCTCTCCCTATGCCTGGGGGAAGTAACTtgactgattttatttattttaaagtaaaagattaCTGTCAATGTTACTTTTCAGTGATTTttctgtttgctgttgttgttttcttttgttttgttttggagagggtttctctgtgtagctctgtcagacagtgaacttactctgtagatctaGACTCTTGAAAGGTGTGGAGCAGGGCTGATTCCAGAGGCACAGGTAGGAACGTTTGAGGAGCCCTTACATTCTGTGTTGTAAGTGGTCGAGGGGGACCCCCTGTTCTTGGAGCTGGTCAGTTCTTTGTTTTGTCACTTGGTGGGCGCTGGTAAAGCCAGATGATGCCTTCATCATGAAGACGCTTCCACACTGTTCTCTCTAACCTGAAGTCATGGTTGATGTAAAAGACAAGCTGTTGCCACGATGTATCATAGTAGTGGTCAGAGAAGCGCTCATGGCCCTCGGTGATGAAGCCATAGGCGCTGACCTGCATAaaaatggaggagaaactgggactGGAGAGGCTGCCTCCTGGGGCACTCTGTCCCTTTATCCTGGTCCTAGCCCTAGGGTTCTGGATGCAGAGCCCTTGGGTGTACATGCTCACTCCTATTCCTATCAGAGGTTTGCAGCCTCACCTTGTCACAGAGATGAAGGGCTGTGAGCAGCAGGAGGGCGCCAGTGGTGGGGCGGTATAATCTCCATTGGGCAGTGTCCAGGGTCTTTGACCTCAGAAACCTGTTCAAAATACCCAGATTCCCAACTGTCAGGAGCCAGCAAAGAATGAGAGGCCCACAGCCTCCCTATGGGCTTCCTACCCTTACCTGTTCTTCATGTAACGGAGAAAGTCTGGGTGCAGCAGCAAGTATTGATCCACGTCCAAGGCGTCCCAGAAGACTTCCTGGGGCTTATGCCTGTGGCCAGAGATGGATCCCTCAGGCCCTGTTCTCTTACCTGGCCCGGTAGAGGCCAAGTTATGTTCACTGTGTGACCACTATCCCATCTCCAAGTGTCACAGAGGCAGTCCCACCTGACTAACCCTTTTGAAGTTAGTCACTTCTCAGTCTGGCAGGGTTtccagggcaggaggaggaaaggggtacCTGAACCAGGAAAGGTGGGTTTTTGCCAAGGTCTGATTCAAAAACATAGCTTCCAGCCACTCATAGTCCCGGGTGCCTTCCAGGAAGTGTAGATATCGGACATCCTAAAGACCAAGGACAAGTGGTCCAGGAGAACTGCCTTGAGTAGCCTGGACTGAGGGCAGCCCTCATCTCACTCGAGACTGTCCCGTCTCTCCCATGACCTGAGTGCCTGTTGTGACTGTTCTTGCCCTCCTGTGAACAGAGCTTGGGATGAGCCAGTTTCCATCCACATACAATGTGCTCTTAAGGCTCCCCCCTGTTCAGGGGCTGTGTAGCTGCGCCCATTTGCACTCATTTTTCTCCCCTGCCCAGGCACTGTGTAGCCACGCCCATTCACACTCATTGGTCTCCCCTGTCCAGGGATTGTATGGCCTTG
Above is a genomic segment from Mus caroli unplaced genomic scaffold, CAROLI_EIJ_v1.1 scaffold_19472_1, whole genome shotgun sequence containing:
- the LOC110287813 gene encoding alpha-N-acetylgalactosaminide alpha-2,6-sialyltransferase 1, with translation XXSASVKIKASKSPWLQNIFLXNITLFLDSGRFTQSEWNRLEHFAPPFGFMELNQSLVQKVVSRFPPVCQQQLLPSGNSTCITCAVVGNGSILNNSHVGREIDSHDYVFRLSGAIIKGYEQDVGTRTSFYGFTAFSLTQSILSLGTRGFQHVPLGKDVRYLHFLEGTRDYEWLEAMFLNQTLAKTHLSWFRHKPQEVFWDALDVDQYLLLHPDFLRYMKNRFLRSKTLDTAQWRLYRPTTGALLLLTALHLCDKVSAYGFITEGHERFSDHYYDTSWQQLVFYINHDFRLERTVWKRLHDEGIIWLYQRPPSDKTKN